In Brachypodium distachyon strain Bd21 chromosome 2, Brachypodium_distachyon_v3.0, whole genome shotgun sequence, one genomic interval encodes:
- the LOC100832951 gene encoding 40S ribosomal protein S23 gives MGKTRGMGAGRKLKTHRRNQRWADKAYKKSHLGNEWKKPFAGSSHAKGIVLEKIGIEAKQPNSAIRKCARVQLVKNGKKIAAFVPNDGCLNFIEENDEVLIAGFGRKGHAVGDIPGVRFKVVKVSGVSLLALFKEKKEKPRS, from the exons ATGGG GAAGACACGTGGTATGGGAGCTGGGCGCAAGCTCAAGACCCACCGCAGGAACCAGAGGTGGGCTGACAAGGCATACAAGAAGAGCCACTTGGGCAATGAGTGGAAGAAGCCTTTTGCTGGATCATCTCATGCCAAGGGTATTGTGTTGGAGAAGAT TGGTATTGAAGCCAAGCAGCCTAACTCTGCCATCCGTAAGTGTGCTCGTGTTCAGCTGGTGAAGAACGGCAAGAAGATTGCTGCCTTTGTGCCAAATGATGGTTGCCTTAACTTCATTGAGGAAAAT GATGAGGTGCTGATTGCTGGATTTGGTCGTAAGGGTCACGCTGTGGGAGATATTCCTGGTGTCAGGTTCAAGGTTGTCAAGGTATCTGGTGTGTCCCTGCTCGCGCTCTTcaaagagaagaaggagaagcccAGGTCTTAG